From a region of the Aphelocoma coerulescens isolate FSJ_1873_10779 unplaced genomic scaffold, UR_Acoe_1.0 HiC_scaffold_103, whole genome shotgun sequence genome:
- the LOC138100545 gene encoding maestro heat-like repeat-containing protein family member 7, with protein sequence MAGRFRGLFKVFRGKKGPAAAPAQQPEELEQFQPRQDNAALDRTQKKDRAHGRFRRTVQMFRKFICIRRGKTSTRATEGTAEPDSGLTELQAQPDVSTDSPECSEDSDSPMNDHTAKTLMAGTEDMAITNTDTGETQGIPNTDTMPIPTGIHAPSLDLFEESADSPQQQVPAMVRKIHQSLGSHVTVGAKLGFSLLRLAEEQPTDVVLTLLRCAPSCDRAATMMWRLIGSLGPAVEKVLPTLLCVMPKWPLHSMSTSDGDDTDVFALSATLALWVIVQVPECHEAMNLHSACLFVALLFQVVITTQQMPEEVDHFWRACREEHRLPTNPNRFAVQVMKALLCRLRCNNEVVAMERKRGWDTLVCADTQHYAVGLLAREMRQVLIPFCSRIAFHLLKPLSREEPRWDLPFLAFLVEVLDCLDLSKYGDSILEIMSRYLLSKCRQRCRLALRGLVVLSKDPAMARRMGSLSQRLVELLGDADGEVVRMSLSVFMNVLENKDILVSSTTAPKLAEALLPLFANDNSNVQILSIHLFCKVMELVADEGKKPLKTIVCQSLLPLLFHCHDENRNVAEASRETLICAAKFLKRRNLGQLVKKEQLSKFAECLLAEDRSRAAELLHQALPFVDSPQQSLREAAARFMGTARVFLRGQKEELQVLSEALQALRRDDSPSPINIIVQEIFNKRAAEQRSSAGSEPESL encoded by the exons ATGGCGGGCAGATTCCGTGGCCTGTTCAAagtgttcagggggaaaaaaggccctgcagctgccccagcacaaCAGCCCGAAGAGCTGGAGCAGTTCCAGCCACGGCAGGACA ATGCAGCCCTGGACCGGACACAAAAGAAGGACCGTGCCCACGGCCGCTTCCGGAGAACAGTGCAG ATGTTCCGGAAGTTCATCTGTATTCGGCGTGGAAAGACCAGCACCAGAGCAACTGagggcacagctgagcctgACTCTGGGCTGActgagctccaggcacagcctgatGTCAGCACAGATTCACCTGAGTGCTCAGAAGACTCTGACAGTCCAATGAATGATCACACAGCGAAGACTCTcatggcagggactgaggaCATGGCCATCACAAACACCGACACCGGAGAGACTCAGGGCATCCCAAATACTGACACTATGCCCATTCCCACTGGGATTCATGCTCCCAGTCTGGATCTTTTTGAGGAGAGTGCTGATTCTCCTCAGCAGCAG GTGCCAGCCATGGTGAGGAAGATTCACCAGAGTCTCGGGTCCCATGTCACTGTGGGCGCCAAGCTGGGCTTTAGCCTTCTGAGGCTGGCTGAAGAGCAGCCCACTGATGTGGTGCTGACCCTCCTGCGCTGTGCCCCATCGTGCGACAG AGCTGCCACAATGATGTGGAGACTCATAGGATCATTGGGACCAGCAGTGGAGAAGGTGTTGCCAACACTGCTCTGTGTGATGCCCAAATGGCCACTGCATAGCATGTCCACCTCTGATGGGGATGATACAGATGTCTTTGCCCTGTCT GCAACTCTGGCGCTGTGGGTGATTGTCCAGGTGCCCGAGTGCCACGAGGCAATGAACCTTCATTCAGCCTGCCTGTTTGTGGCTCTGCTCTTCCAAGTTGTCATCACCACACAGCAGATGCCAGAGGAAGTTGATCACTTCTGGAGAGCATGCCGGGAGGAACACCGCCTTCCCACCAACCCCAACAG GTTTGCAGTGCAGGTCATGAAGGCTCTGCTCTGTCGACTGCGGTGTAACAATGAGGTGGTGGCTATGGAGCGCAAGCGTGGCTGGGACACGCTGGTGTGTGCTGACACCCAGCACTACGCAGTGGGTCTGCTGGCCAG AGAGATGCGCCAGGTCTTGATCCCCTTCTGTTCCCGCATTGCATTCCACCTGCTCAAACCACTCAGCAGGGAGGAGCCACGCTGGGATCTGCCCTTCCTGGCATTCCTTGTGGAG GTCCTCGACTGCCTGGACTTGAGTAAATATGGTGACAGCATCCTGGAGATCATGTCCAGGTACCTGCTGAGCAAGTGCAGGCAGAGATGTCGCCTGGCACTCAGAGGCCTCGTGGTGCTCAGCAAGGATCCCGCGATG GCCAGAAGGATGGGCAGCCTGTCCCAACGgcttgtggagctgctgggcgatgcagatggagaggtggtCAGGATGTCCCTCTCTGTGTTCATGAATGTGCTGGAGAACAAAGACATCCTGGTATCCAGCACCACCGCCCCGAAACTGGCTGAGGCGCTCCTGCCACTCTTTGCAAAT GACAACAGCAATGTGCAGATACTCTCCATTCACCTCTTCTGCAAGGTGATGGAGTTGGTAGCGGatgagggaaaaaagccccTTAAGACAATTGTGTGCCAGAGCCTACTCCCACTTTTATTCCACTGCCATGATGAGAATCGGAACGTGGCAGAG gcttctcGCGAAACGCTGATTTGTGCAGCCAAGTTCCTGAAGAGGAGAAATCTTGGGCAGCTGGTGAAGAAGGAGCAGCTGTCGAAGTTTGCTGAGTGCCTG ctggcagaggacaggagccGAGCGGCCGAGCTCCTGCACCAGGCCCTGCCGTTCGTGGACAGCCCACAGCAGTCCCTGCGAGAGGCGGCCGCCAGGTTCATGG GGACTGCCAGGGTGTTCTTGAGGGGGCAGAAGGAAGAGCTCCAGGTCCTCAGTGAGG CCCTTCAAGCCCTGAGGAGAGACGACAGCCCTTCCCCGATAAACATCATAGTTCAGGAAATATTCAACAAAAGAGCTGCAGAACAACGTTCATCTGCTGGCTCAGAACCAGAGTCCCTTTAA